One genomic segment of Cellulophaga sp. HaHaR_3_176 includes these proteins:
- a CDS encoding helix-turn-helix transcriptional regulator produces the protein MIKKRRDFNNCEKIEIDGDIYSLADKIAIKTNYQTPDNIAVSQYHLLPKYGTGSILNFKTDEIDITISKYKLDADVVYTLPINKEILQISFLLTGEKIIQLEDDKVLYYENKESYMANIKNFKGSIKILSQKVFKEIKINLEESFLIQQGFLNDFDLKKITDRKLILPITDEIFQILLNLEQKDISSISNKLYLKAKTFELIAIQMEHYKKRENSLIPITQDKTLKKLYATKQLIKSNIHVNYKVNDLGDEIGLPGYSLNKEFIRIFGHSINEYSYNEKMKTAKLMLENTNKLVYQIAEEVGYKNATHFTAAFKRKFNSTPKKYRNEV, from the coding sequence ATGATAAAAAAAAGACGTGATTTTAATAATTGTGAAAAAATTGAAATAGATGGTGATATTTATAGTCTTGCAGATAAAATTGCAATTAAAACAAATTATCAAACACCAGATAATATTGCTGTAAGCCAATATCACCTATTACCAAAATATGGTACAGGATCTATTTTAAATTTTAAAACAGATGAAATAGACATTACAATTAGTAAATATAAATTAGATGCAGATGTGGTTTATACTTTACCTATTAATAAAGAGATTTTACAAATAAGTTTTCTTTTAACTGGTGAAAAAATAATACAATTAGAAGATGACAAGGTGCTTTATTATGAAAATAAGGAGTCGTACATGGCTAATATTAAAAACTTTAAAGGCAGTATTAAAATACTAAGTCAGAAAGTTTTTAAAGAAATAAAAATAAATTTAGAAGAATCTTTTTTGATTCAACAAGGGTTTTTAAACGATTTTGATTTAAAAAAAATAACAGATCGAAAGTTAATACTTCCTATTACTGATGAAATATTTCAAATTTTGTTAAACTTAGAACAAAAAGATATTTCTAGCATATCAAATAAATTGTATTTAAAAGCGAAAACATTTGAACTTATAGCTATTCAAATGGAGCATTATAAAAAAAGGGAAAATTCATTAATCCCAATTACTCAAGATAAAACTTTGAAAAAACTGTATGCTACAAAACAACTGATCAAATCTAATATTCATGTAAATTATAAAGTGAATGATTTAGGTGACGAAATTGGGTTACCTGGTTATTCTTTAAATAAAGAGTTTATTAGAATTTTCGGACATTCAATTAATGAATATAGTTATAATGAAAAAATGAAAACGGCAAAGTTAATGCTAGAAAATACAAATAAACTAGTATACCAAATAGCAGAAGAAGTTGGTTATAAAAATGCAACTCATTTTACAGCCGCTTTTAAACGAAAATTTAATAGTACTCCAAAAAAGTATAGAAATGAAGTATAA
- a CDS encoding TonB-dependent receptor, which produces MTKKLLNLFFIFGAVFFSYAQTGGVKGLVTDNNGNPLFGVNIIVQNASQGVQTNFDGDFLINNIGAKQQTLKISFLGYKTKELQVNINENEIADIGTLVLLEGTEILQEVVISAERTNKFARKQTAYVSKLPLKDIENTQVYSTITTELLESQVVTNFQDALKNAVGIEQLWTSTGRGGDGAGFYSLRGFSTQPQLVNGVPGLTNGTINAANIERIEVVKGPSATLFGSTVTSYGGLINVVTKKPYKGSGGQLSFTSGTYGLNIITGDFNTPLDKEDNIYFRLNTSYHTEDSFQDTGFSKSFFVAPSLSYQVNNKLSFSFYSEISTSERTNPTMLFLSRGGPIQYADLDELGYNNKLSFTSNALTLKNPTANYRVEMDYKLSDTWNSQTILSKSNTSTDGYYTYLYDLTGEGVFSRFLNKQNASSQTTDFQQNFIGDFKIGNLRNRMVAGVDYYNLTGVDNSSSYVYYGSITPDGNTIEEGFPLTTAGVDGALATANNNNQKTKSHVYSTYVSDVINFTPALSAMASVRLDFFDQEGDVTDTEDDFDQFAVSPKFGLMYQPILEKLSVFGNYQNGFSNISPTLVGDPSEGAQTLKTFRPEQANQLEFGLKTNILNNRFNATVSYYAIQVSDKVMTDPNNAFNKIQDGEIESKGFEIELNANPISGLNIKAGYSNNKSEITESDNPDSIGQRPVEAGPESIYNFWANYNFQNGALEGFGFGAGFNGTSERDVLNIGYAPSGNFVLPGYTIFNASLFYASENYRIGLKLNNAFNKEYYNGWSTITPQQPRALLANFTYKF; this is translated from the coding sequence ATGACAAAAAAATTACTTAACCTATTTTTTATTTTTGGGGCGGTATTCTTTTCTTATGCTCAAACAGGTGGTGTAAAAGGATTGGTAACTGATAATAATGGAAATCCATTATTTGGAGTAAATATTATAGTTCAAAATGCATCACAGGGTGTACAAACTAATTTTGATGGTGATTTTCTTATAAACAATATAGGAGCAAAGCAACAAACCTTAAAAATTTCTTTTTTAGGGTATAAAACAAAAGAGTTGCAAGTAAACATTAATGAAAATGAAATAGCAGACATAGGTACACTAGTACTTTTAGAAGGTACAGAAATATTACAAGAAGTAGTAATATCAGCAGAAAGAACAAATAAATTTGCTAGAAAACAGACTGCTTATGTGTCTAAACTACCATTAAAAGATATTGAGAACACCCAAGTTTATAGCACCATTACTACAGAGTTATTAGAATCTCAGGTAGTTACTAATTTTCAAGATGCTCTTAAAAATGCTGTAGGTATAGAACAATTATGGACATCTACAGGGCGTGGTGGTGATGGAGCAGGTTTTTATTCTTTAAGAGGTTTTAGTACACAGCCTCAGTTAGTAAACGGAGTTCCAGGTTTAACTAATGGTACTATTAATGCCGCTAATATTGAGCGAATTGAAGTGGTAAAAGGCCCTTCGGCAACTTTGTTTGGTAGCACAGTAACATCATACGGAGGTTTAATAAATGTAGTAACAAAAAAGCCTTATAAAGGTTCTGGCGGTCAGTTATCATTTACCTCAGGTACCTATGGATTAAATATTATTACGGGCGATTTTAATACACCTTTAGATAAAGAAGATAATATTTATTTTAGATTAAATACATCATACCATACAGAAGATAGTTTTCAAGATACAGGTTTTAGTAAATCATTTTTTGTAGCTCCATCTTTATCTTATCAAGTAAATAATAAGTTGTCTTTTTCTTTTTATAGTGAAATTTCTACATCAGAACGAACGAACCCAACCATGCTTTTTTTAAGTAGAGGTGGACCAATACAATATGCAGATTTAGATGAGTTAGGGTATAATAACAAATTGAGTTTTACGAGTAATGCACTGACATTAAAAAATCCAACAGCAAATTATAGAGTTGAAATGGATTATAAGCTTTCTGATACTTGGAATTCGCAAACGATACTATCAAAAAGTAATACATCTACAGATGGCTATTATACCTATTTATATGACCTTACAGGTGAAGGTGTTTTTTCAAGATTTTTAAATAAGCAAAATGCATCTTCACAAACTACAGATTTTCAACAAAATTTTATTGGGGATTTTAAAATAGGCAATCTTAGAAATAGAATGGTTGCAGGAGTCGATTATTACAATTTAACTGGTGTAGATAATAGTAGTAGTTATGTGTATTATGGATCTATTACTCCTGATGGTAATACAATAGAAGAAGGTTTTCCTTTAACTACAGCAGGTGTTGATGGGGCGTTGGCAACAGCAAATAACAACAATCAAAAAACAAAAAGTCATGTGTACAGTACGTATGTATCTGATGTAATTAATTTTACACCAGCATTATCTGCTATGGCAAGTGTTCGATTAGATTTTTTCGATCAAGAAGGTGATGTAACTGATACTGAAGACGATTTTGATCAATTTGCAGTTTCTCCAAAATTTGGGTTAATGTACCAACCTATATTAGAAAAACTATCTGTTTTTGGAAATTACCAAAATGGCTTTAGTAATATTTCACCAACCTTAGTTGGTGACCCTAGTGAAGGAGCTCAAACCTTAAAAACTTTCCGACCAGAGCAAGCCAACCAATTAGAGTTTGGGTTAAAAACAAATATATTAAATAATAGATTTAATGCTACAGTTAGTTATTATGCTATTCAGGTATCTGATAAAGTAATGACAGACCCAAACAACGCTTTTAATAAAATACAAGATGGAGAAATAGAAAGTAAAGGTTTTGAAATTGAACTTAATGCAAACCCTATTTCTGGTTTAAATATAAAAGCAGGATATAGTAATAATAAAAGTGAAATTACAGAATCTGATAATCCTGATTCAATAGGGCAACGCCCAGTAGAAGCTGGTCCAGAATCAATTTATAATTTTTGGGCAAATTATAATTTTCAAAACGGAGCTTTAGAAGGTTTTGGTTTTGGAGCTGGTTTTAACGGAACAAGCGAAAGAGATGTTTTAAATATAGGGTATGCACCATCTGGTAATTTTGTTTTGCCAGGCTATACAATTTTCAATGCATCCCTATTTTATGCTTCAGAAAACTATAGAATTGGTCTTAAATTAAACAATGCTTTTAATAAAGAATATTACAATGGCTGGTCAACGATAACACCACAGCAACCAAGAGCTCTGTTAGCCAATTTCACTTATAAATTTTAA
- a CDS encoding porin family protein, with protein sequence MKKQVALIAFLFAGYFVSAQAWSEKVQLGVKGGVNFSSVTGDGFESPDSRTSFYAGLLLEAPLSENLSIQPEVFYSGQGFDLSDDPNQGNSEFQVGYIQVPILLKAYLFDGFNIQAGPQFGFKVNEEIDFDPSNNGGDIDSDVVRDFDLGLTAGLEYKFAEKFFVQGRYTYGFSQLIEDTDVHNSVISAGVGYMF encoded by the coding sequence ATGAAAAAACAAGTTGCATTAATCGCGTTTTTATTTGCAGGATATTTTGTTTCGGCACAAGCATGGTCAGAAAAAGTTCAATTAGGAGTGAAAGGTGGTGTGAACTTTTCGAGCGTAACAGGAGATGGCTTTGAAAGCCCTGATTCACGTACGAGTTTTTATGCTGGTTTATTATTAGAAGCTCCACTTTCGGAAAATTTATCAATACAACCTGAAGTTTTTTACTCAGGTCAAGGTTTTGATCTTTCTGATGATCCAAATCAAGGTAATAGTGAATTTCAAGTAGGATATATTCAAGTTCCTATTCTTTTAAAAGCATATTTATTTGATGGTTTTAATATTCAAGCCGGACCTCAATTTGGTTTTAAAGTAAATGAAGAAATAGATTTTGACCCGAGTAATAATGGTGGTGATATCGATTCTGATGTTGTAAGAGATTTTGATTTAGGACTTACAGCTGGTTTGGAGTATAAATTTGCAGAAAAATTCTTCGTACAAGGAAGGTATACGTACGGTTTTTCTCAACTTATTGAAGATACAGACGTTCATAATTCTGTAATATCAGCAGGTGTTGGTTACATGTTTTAA
- a CDS encoding DUF808 domain-containing protein produces the protein MASGFFALLDDIAALMDDVAVMSKVAAKKTAGILGDDLAVNAEKASGFISDRELPVLWAITKGSFLNKLIILPFAFLLSAFIPIAVTIILVLGGLYLAYEGAEKVYEFLAGHKHEKENLLDENITIEELQSLEKGRIKSAIVTDFILSVEIVIIALGTVTDEIISTQIMVVTIIAIIATVGVYGIVALIVRMDEFGLKLINLNERDNSFSDKVGRVLVSALPWIIKILAVVGTLALLSVAGGVFAHNVHFLHDILEQVPLPSMLKEFLLGLVIGAVVVLIVNLFKMIFKKKK, from the coding sequence ATGGCATCAGGTTTTTTTGCATTATTAGATGATATAGCCGCACTTATGGACGATGTAGCTGTAATGAGTAAAGTTGCAGCTAAGAAAACGGCAGGTATTTTAGGAGATGACTTAGCAGTAAATGCAGAAAAAGCTTCTGGTTTTATCTCTGATAGAGAGTTACCTGTGTTATGGGCTATTACAAAAGGTTCATTCTTAAACAAACTCATAATTTTACCTTTTGCATTTTTATTAAGCGCTTTTATACCTATTGCAGTTACAATTATACTTGTACTCGGAGGACTTTATTTAGCTTACGAAGGTGCTGAAAAAGTATATGAATTTTTAGCAGGCCATAAACATGAAAAAGAAAATCTATTAGATGAAAATATTACAATAGAAGAACTTCAATCTTTAGAAAAAGGCCGTATAAAATCAGCAATTGTAACTGATTTTATTCTATCTGTAGAAATTGTAATCATAGCATTAGGTACCGTTACTGATGAAATTATTTCTACTCAAATTATGGTAGTTACTATAATAGCTATCATTGCAACAGTAGGGGTCTATGGTATTGTAGCTTTAATTGTAAGAATGGATGAATTTGGTTTAAAGCTTATTAATTTAAACGAAAGAGATAATAGTTTTTCAGATAAAGTAGGGAGAGTTTTAGTTAGTGCTTTACCATGGATAATTAAAATTTTAGCGGTTGTAGGTACATTAGCTCTACTTTCTGTAGCAGGTGGTGTATTTGCACATAACGTTCATTTTTTACACGACATTTTAGAACAAGTACCATTACCGAGTATGCTTAAAGAGTTTCTTTTAGGTTTGGTAATTGGTGCAGTTGTAGTACTTATTGTAAACTTGTTTAAAATGATATTTAAAAAGAAAAAGTAA
- a CDS encoding DUF4198 domain-containing protein: MKKSILTLVFLLFTTASSFAHYLWIETNPEGKIGEQQEVKVFYGEYTYGITEKINGENFPKVKDFKILIVDEKGNKLPLIVTAKEDYYLGYFTPKTNGVYTVVLNNDKIDVIDYTKYDFGIFKTHYNAVAKVQVGEKNTETAVANDTGITVKDVSTIKGEKKLQVFYKNEPLAKNEFKVYVSDLWTKTLETDENGYVSFKLPWETKYIIETTFEEREPGTYKGEAYEFIWHCTTYCIQ; encoded by the coding sequence ATGAAAAAGTCAATTTTAACCTTAGTATTTCTACTTTTTACTACAGCATCATCTTTTGCTCATTATTTATGGATAGAAACCAATCCGGAAGGAAAAATAGGAGAACAGCAAGAAGTTAAGGTGTTTTATGGAGAGTATACGTATGGTATTACCGAAAAAATAAATGGTGAAAACTTTCCTAAAGTAAAAGATTTTAAAATTTTGATAGTTGATGAAAAAGGTAATAAACTACCATTAATTGTAACAGCTAAAGAAGATTATTATTTGGGTTATTTTACTCCAAAAACTAATGGTGTTTATACTGTGGTTTTAAATAACGATAAAATTGATGTTATTGATTATACTAAGTATGATTTTGGCATATTTAAAACGCATTATAATGCAGTAGCAAAAGTACAAGTAGGCGAAAAAAATACAGAAACGGCAGTTGCTAACGATACGGGTATAACCGTAAAAGATGTTTCTACAATTAAAGGAGAGAAAAAACTTCAAGTTTTTTATAAAAATGAACCTCTGGCAAAAAATGAATTTAAGGTTTATGTATCTGATTTGTGGACAAAAACTTTAGAAACTGATGAAAACGGGTATGTAAGTTTTAAGCTACCGTGGGAAACCAAATATATAATAGAAACTACTTTTGAAGAAAGAGAGCCTGGTACTTATAAAGGAGAAGCTTATGAGTTTATTTGGCATTGTACCACTTACTGTATTCAATAA
- a CDS encoding lmo0937 family membrane protein: protein MKKIIWGFVVVLILIWIVAFLVFKILSGLVHIILIAAIVLAIYNLFRSVKEKV from the coding sequence ATGAAAAAAATAATTTGGGGATTTGTAGTGGTATTAATACTAATTTGGATAGTTGCTTTTTTAGTATTTAAGATACTGAGTGGTTTAGTTCATATAATATTAATTGCAGCAATTGTTTTAGCTATTTATAATTTATTTAGGAGTGTGAAAGAAAAGGTTTAA
- a CDS encoding PepSY domain-containing protein: protein MKNRTYNILFHTHTVSGIVISVVLYIIFFAGSFSFFRDEIVNWERNDIVNSSEEINSNLNIILDSLEHTHALQGRDVEIKKYFNEQKLSVSISASKDTLAPEEAKIKRFFYLDTKTFKQESYIDSYSLGEFLYRLHFLAQVKYPIGYYVSGFVALFFLFAIVTGVLVHWKKIISNFYVFRPLEKLKTMWTDAHTTLGVLGLPFQFVYAVTGAFFMIKLLLVAPSIAVLYDGDQRTFYDDLEYSHPNFESDNLVLSKPVNINSYVDATKRLWDDFLVNEIHIFNYNDENMHVSVSGHLDYKQQFNGVGGVIFKAKTNEIVLQKNPVTETSYLDIVKNVLFRIHYGDYGGYALKTISFLLGLITCFVIMSGVMIWLVARDKKSIPEKKRRFNERVVRIYLAICLSMYPITALSFIAVKITQPVTQAFIYNFYFIGWLLFIIWFLIKRDNSFTNKTTMFLGSVFGLFVPVVNGVMTGNWIWESFTKGYDQIFIIDLFWILLSIVGFSVFLKLNKKSKIDKN from the coding sequence ATGAAAAACAGAACCTATAATATACTTTTTCATACCCATACTGTCAGTGGAATAGTAATTAGTGTTGTACTTTATATCATATTTTTTGCAGGTTCTTTTTCTTTTTTTAGAGATGAAATAGTAAACTGGGAACGTAATGATATTGTAAATAGTAGTGAAGAAATAAATAGTAATTTAAATATTATATTAGATTCTTTAGAGCATACACATGCTTTACAAGGTAGAGATGTAGAGATAAAAAAATACTTTAATGAGCAAAAGTTAAGTGTTTCTATTTCTGCTTCAAAAGATACTTTGGCACCTGAAGAGGCTAAAATAAAAAGGTTCTTTTATTTAGATACAAAAACATTTAAGCAAGAGTCATATATAGACTCTTATTCTTTAGGCGAATTCTTGTACAGGTTACATTTTTTAGCACAGGTTAAATATCCGATAGGCTACTATGTATCGGGTTTTGTAGCCTTATTTTTTTTATTTGCTATAGTAACAGGTGTTTTGGTACATTGGAAAAAAATTATTTCAAATTTTTATGTTTTTAGGCCATTAGAGAAATTAAAAACAATGTGGACTGATGCCCATACTACATTAGGTGTGTTGGGTTTGCCTTTCCAATTCGTGTATGCCGTTACAGGTGCGTTTTTTATGATTAAGTTACTTTTAGTAGCGCCAAGTATTGCAGTTTTATATGACGGGGATCAGCGTACTTTTTATGATGATTTAGAATACAGTCACCCAAATTTTGAAAGTGATAATTTAGTATTAAGTAAACCTGTGAATATAAATTCATACGTAGATGCTACAAAACGATTATGGGATGATTTTCTAGTAAACGAAATACATATTTTTAATTATAATGATGAAAATATGCATGTTTCAGTTTCAGGTCATTTAGATTATAAACAGCAATTTAATGGAGTAGGAGGAGTAATTTTTAAAGCTAAAACAAATGAAATTGTTTTACAGAAAAACCCAGTTACAGAAACGAGTTATTTAGATATCGTTAAAAATGTTCTGTTCCGTATACATTATGGCGATTATGGAGGTTATGCGTTAAAAACGATAAGTTTTTTACTAGGCTTAATAACTTGCTTTGTTATCATGTCAGGAGTTATGATTTGGTTAGTCGCAAGAGATAAAAAAAGTATTCCAGAAAAAAAGCGTCGTTTTAACGAAAGAGTCGTACGAATATATTTAGCAATATGTTTAAGTATGTACCCAATTACCGCGCTATCATTTATAGCTGTAAAAATAACTCAACCAGTAACTCAAGCTTTTATTTATAATTTCTATTTTATAGGTTGGTTGTTATTTATAATTTGGTTTTTAATTAAAAGAGATAATTCGTTTACAAATAAAACAACTATGTTTTTAGGAAGTGTTTTTGGGTTATTTGTACCTGTTGTAAATGGGGTAATGACAGGAAATTGGATATGGGAATCTTTTACCAAAGGGTATGATCAAATTTTTATAATTGATCTTTTTTGGATACTACTTTCTATTGTCGGTTTTTCTGTTTTTTTAAAGCTAAATAAAAAGAGCAAAATAGATAAAAATTAA